Proteins from a genomic interval of Methanobacteriaceae archaeon:
- a CDS encoding monovalent cation/H(+) antiporter subunit G has protein sequence MLDALTIIRSIFLILASVLILLSAIGILRFKDDMDKVVYARIHILGVADMGCILALFALYNPLLGAAYLILSPFAAHAIANAFYYGEENHD, from the coding sequence ATGTTGGACGCACTTACAATTATCAGATCAATATTTTTAATCTTAGCATCAGTATTAATCCTCTTATCGGCAATTGGTATCTTAAGATTCAAGGATGATATGGATAAGGTCGTTTACGCCAGAATACATATATTGGGTGTGGCAGATATGGGTTGTATTCTAGCCCTTTTCGCTCTTTATAATCCTCTTTTAGGAGCAGCTTACTTAATATTGTCACCTTTTGCAGCACATGCTATTGCTAATGCCTTCTATTATGGGGAGGAAAACCATGATTGA
- a CDS encoding monovalent cation/H+ antiporter complex subunit F has translation MDILLISEYILMASLAIFAIASIRISTRKTTGMGLVGVSGLSIAVATLLVLIQEVYGIAFCRDIALALVILGPVGTIAFAKVLRGD, from the coding sequence ATGGACATATTATTAATTTCTGAGTATATTCTTATGGCTTCTCTGGCCATTTTTGCTATTGCATCAATAAGGATTTCTACCAGAAAAACCACAGGAATGGGTCTGGTAGGAGTGTCTGGTTTGAGCATAGCTGTGGCTACACTTTTAGTATTAATTCAAGAAGTTTATGGCATTGCATTTTGTAGAGATATTGCATTAGCTCTGGTTATATTGGGTCCGGTTGGAACCATTGCCTTTGCCAAGGTTTTGAGGGGTGATTGA